The DNA region GCCGTAATTGCTAACCATATCTGGGCACCTCGCGCATCATTCTTTTTGATAGCAGTGTCAGCATTGTGCATGACAAAACTACTAGAAATTAGATTGATAGTGTTAACTCCAGGTAACAGTAGTTCTAATTCTGGAGTACCTGCTGGCGGCCATGCGGGTAAGGTAGCACGGAAAGCCAAATAGGCTCCGAACAACCCCATAAAAATCATCCCTTCAGCAATCAGAAAGACAATTAGCCCAAACATACGATGGTCTGGATGTTCTTCGTGATGGCCGACGGACGCTTCCGCCGCGTGGTGATGATTTAGTTCGGTTTTAGCTGGGTCAATAGTTTGACTTTGCATGAATTTTTATAAGTGGGGAATGGGGAATGGGGAATGGGGCATTGGGCATTGGGCATGGGGCATGGGAAATTGGGAAGAGAATTAATTAACCAGTCCCTAGTCCCCAGTCCCCAGTACCCTATTTATTTACGGTCTTCGGGATTAGCAGCAACCGCCGGGTCGGGTTCTGCTCTTAATACTGAGTTCGGGCCGCCAGACAAGACGGGATTGGGATCAGATAAGGGTACACCTTCGTCAGCCTTTTCTAAGCCGTAATCGTAGGGGCCTGTAGCTAGTACTGGAGTTTGATCAAAATTCTCGATCGCAGGTGGCGAGGTTGTCATCCACTCTAAGGTAAGTGCCCTCCAAGGATTATTACCAGCTTTCTCGCCGTATAACCAACTCCAAATCGCATTGATGATGAAGGGGAATGTCGAAACTGCTAGTATGTAAGCGCCATAAGTGCAGATTTCGTTGAGAAAGGTAAATTTGGGGTCGTACTGGGCAATACGGCGGTTCATGCCCATTAATCCCAGCTTGTGCATTGGTAAGAAGGCCATATTCAGACCCACTATTGTTAAGGCAAAGTGAACCTTACCCCAAAATTCGTTTACCATCCGTCCCGTCATTTTTGGGAACCAGTGGTAAATCGCCGCATAAATGCCGAGAACACTACCACCAAAAAGAACGTAGTGCAAGTGGGCGACCACAAAATAGGTGTCGTGAACATGAATATCAAAGGGCACTGCTGCCAACATCACGCCACTAATACCGCCAATCACAAAAGTGCCAACAAAGCCGATGGCAAATAGCATGGCAGTGTTAAGTCGGATTTTCCCACCCCACATGGTTGCTAACCAGCTGAAAATTTTAATTCCTGTGGGTACGGCAATGATCATAGTGGTGATCATAAAGAACATCCGCAACCAACCGGGAATACCACTGGTAAACATGTGGTGCGCCCAAACAATTAGCCCCAAAAAGCTAATGGCAAGAGACGAATAAGCGATCGCTTTATAGCCAAAAATCGGCTTGCGGGAATGCACCGGGATAATTTCTGAAATTGCGCCAAAGAAGGGCAAAATCATGATGTAAACGGCTGGGTGGGAGTAAAACCAGAACATGTGCTGGTACACAACTGGATCGCCACCGCCAGTCGGGTTAAAAAATGTCGTTCCTGCTAATAAGTCAAAAGCCAGCAGAATTAGACCTGCTGCTAACACTGGTGTAGATACCAAAGTCAATGCCGAGGTAGCAAACATCGCCCAGCAGAACAAGGGCATTTGATGAACCCCCATACCAGGGATACGCATCTTGAGCAATGTGACGAGGAAATTGATTGCCCCTAAAATCGATGACGTACCTAGTAGGAGGACGCTCATAATCCAAATTCCCTCACCTACTTGACCTGTTACCAAGCTCAGGGGAGGGTAGGAAGTCCAACC from Nostoc commune NIES-4072 includes:
- a CDS encoding cytochrome c oxidase subunit 3, encoding MQSQTIDPAKTELNHHHAAEASVGHHEEHPDHRMFGLIVFLIAEGMIFMGLFGAYLAFRATLPAWPPAGTPELELLLPGVNTINLISSSFVMHNADTAIKKNDARGAQIWLAITAAMGAIFLVGQVYEYTHLEFGLTTNLFASAFYVLTGFHGLHVTIGVLAIVAVLWRSRVPGHYSNEKHFGIEAAEIYWHFVDVIWIILFGLLYLL
- the ctaD gene encoding cytochrome c oxidase subunit I — its product is MTQAQVQETANAPALDEEPGMRKWQDYFSFNTDHKVIGIQYLVTTFIFYCIGGVMADLVRTELRTPEVDFVTPEVYNSLFTLHATIMIFLWIVPAGAGFANFLIPLMIGAKDMAFPRLNAVAFWMIPPAGLLLIASLVVGDAPDAGWTSYPPLSLVTGQVGEGIWIMSVLLLGTSSILGAINFLVTLLKMRIPGMGVHQMPLFCWAMFATSALTLVSTPVLAAGLILLAFDLLAGTTFFNPTGGGDPVVYQHMFWFYSHPAVYIMILPFFGAISEIIPVHSRKPIFGYKAIAYSSLAISFLGLIVWAHHMFTSGIPGWLRMFFMITTMIIAVPTGIKIFSWLATMWGGKIRLNTAMLFAIGFVGTFVIGGISGVMLAAVPFDIHVHDTYFVVAHLHYVLFGGSVLGIYAAIYHWFPKMTGRMVNEFWGKVHFALTIVGLNMAFLPMHKLGLMGMNRRIAQYDPKFTFLNEICTYGAYILAVSTFPFIINAIWSWLYGEKAGNNPWRALTLEWMTTSPPAIENFDQTPVLATGPYDYGLEKADEGVPLSDPNPVLSGGPNSVLRAEPDPAVAANPEDRK